ccctctttctccttttgctttttTTCTTCATCCTTAACTTCAACTTCTacctctttttctttttcagaatcatcaacttttccagaccttaaggtgacagctttgacttgctctttagcttccttcctgcctggcacttcagtatcgttgggaagtgtgccaggttgatgattgagcaaagcattggctatttgtccaatttgattttccaaggtcttgatagaataacctgacttttgcacaacaactttaactcctcaaaatcagcactaaaaggtggagcagcacctccttgttgaggatatgattgcctttgagaaAATTGTTGatgttgctggaatccaggtggattaaactgtttacttgcagcttgctgatatggttgctgaacagcattctgattattgctccagctgaaattgggatgatttctattattaggatgataagtagcgggcacaggctgttgcggtctctgaaaattgttcacatactgaacagattcattaacaaaaGAACACTGGTCCGTAGCATGAGatcctgcacaaagctcacagacactagctatttgatttactccatagttggctaaagaatcgaccttcatagacagtgCCTGTAGCTGCGCTgtaatagctgtagctgcatcaacttccagaatacctgctaccttccaggcatcatcctttgagttgggttttgatactcgtttgcagccatagtttcaatgagattataggcctcagtatagcttttggcccacaaggcacctccagaagctgcattaagcatgggccgagattgggcccccaaactattgtagaaaccagtgatcatcatccagtcaggcataccatgatgtggacactttctcaacatctccttgtagcgctcccaagcttcgcatatagattctccttgttgttgcgcaaactgagtaagagcactccttaTAGTTGCAATTTTGGCTAAGGGTGAGGATGGTGCGGTTTGGTGCGATTTCGAGTATTAACCGTTACCAAACCATTGAAGGCGGTTCGGTTCGGTAATTAATATTAACCGTAACCACACCATTTAATACGGTTTTTCGATTTCGGTTAAGCATTAATCGGTTACGTTTTTTTCCGATTTTTCACCCCATGTCAAATCTGGATGCTAGTGTATAAACACTATAGGCAGACACTTTTACTTTCAtctaaaaaaatttcaaattaaaaaaACTTTACACATAATAAATTAACCAATACATATTTAGGCAATAATTAAATATTGCTAAGTCAATAAAATTATCCAAACTTAATCATGATATTCAAGGACAAAGTCTTCaaaaaatacataaataaataatcaagttTCCTAATAAAATCTGATCAACAGATTAACCACGCCAAAATTTCTTCTCAGCTACAATTGTACTAGTCTTCAATCAAGCTCTCCTCCAAATATTTTGGTGCCCTTCCTAGCTCATCTAcaaattcatataaaaaaatcataaacacaacaaatagatatttattttgatacaaattgtaattttatttttattataataaaaaaaaaactaaaacaaAAAACTACATACTAAAAATTTCATGCAACAAccatattttaatattattaaaagACCCATTTAgtaacatatataatatataatataatatattaatatattaactaataataaattaaaatttaagtTACATTTTTCAAtttcttcaagctgctttctaATCCCATCAAAAGAAAAATGGTGTGGAGTGTCCAGATCCGTTTGCTTTGAATTCTTTGACTTTATCCAATCCTGTGTACAAATTAAAGCTTTAGCAGTCTTTGGAGTGAGTGAACTTCTAAATGGATCAATCACCCTCCCACCAGTGCTAAATGCAGACTCCGAAGCCACAGTAGAAATGGGCATTCCCAACACATTTTTTGCTATCTTAGAGAGGATTGGAAATTTTACTGAATTCATTTTCCACCACTGTAAAATATCAAAATGATCACCTAAATTTCTCTCAATAGCATCTAACATATAAACATCAATTTCAGATTTACTAGTCATGCTATCTTCTGACTCCAAGTGTTTTTCAAAATTTACTATCAAATCAACATCATCCTCCTCATCTTCCTCCTCATCAATGGACATGCGTGTTATATTTGAATTCATCATAAAGTGTTTTTTGGTTGTTCCCCCACCTGCCTTAGCCTCCTCAAGTCTAACATAATCCTTGTAAAATGCATCCAAAGTGCTTTTCACTTTTTCTTTCATTATAATCTGCTTCTCTCTCTCATTAGGATATATCTGTGAAAAACAATAGTCAATATACTGCATCTTCCTACGAGGATCTAGGAGGACTGCTACATAAAAGAGAAAGTTTATGTTGTCAATGTTATCCCAGTACTTGTCATACTTTGCTTTCATGCGTTTTGCCATTTCTAAATATATTGCATCCTCACTAAAACACATGTTTCCAATTTTCACATGCATCTTCACAAGCTCGTCAAAGAACAAATTTTAGGTAACATACTTGGACCCTGAAATTTTCTTCGTCGCCCTGTAAAATATCTTCAAAAATTTAAGAAAATTTCGAGCTATCTCAAAATCTTTTTCTCAAGGAGGTCCTCCTCCAACTAcatcttttctcttctttttcttAGTTTTGGTTCTTGTGTTGGTTGTGGTATCTTCCTCATCACCCAtaaaaaagtaattaaaataagGCAAGTCATCTTCTTCAAGTCCTTTGAACGCCTTTTCAAATTTTACCGCTGCCTCCAACATCAAGTATGTGGAGTTCCATCTCGTCTCAACATCAAGACACACATTTTTATCACATTCTATGCCTTCTTTTATAATACATTCTTCAAATTTCTCAAAATGAGATGGAGAAGATCTAACATATCTTACAGCCTTTCTAATCCGCACAATCGAGTCATGTTCTTCTTCCAACCCATCTTTCACGACCAAATTAATTATATGGGCACAATATCTTAAATGCATAAAATTACAATCTAAAATTGCGTAGGCTCCGTTAAACTATTTCTTCAAAAATCTGATTGCACCATCATTAGATGCCGCATTATCAACCGTCACTGTAAATATTTTGTCGACACCCCATTTTTCTAAACATGCATATACCAACTTTCCAATTGTTTCCCCCTTATGATTTACAATTTGACAAAAGTTCAAGATCTTTTTTACTAGATTCCAATCTTCATCTACCCAATGTGCCGTGAGGCACATATATATTTTGGGCTGAAGTCCAAGTATCAGTAGTTAAGGACAATCTTTGACccttcaaaattattttaagtgcTTTTGCTTCTTCTACATAGATACTTAAACAATCTCTTGCTACTTTTCAACGGCTAGGAAGTTTAACTCTAGGATTTATTTCCCACACATATTCAACAAAACCATCATCATTAAAAATACTAAAAGGTTTGTTGTCCTTAATACACATCCTAGCAAGTGCCTTTCTACTCCTCTCTTGATTAAAACTATAAGCCTGTAGTGTACGCTCACCTTCATTTCCCGTTTGATTCTTAAGTGCAAATGTTGCCTCCAATGTTTTTTTTTGTTGCTAGTTTTGGCTTTAAAAACAGGAGAAGTCTTACAGTGATTAGTAGGGTGATTACCTAAAGCACTTCTCCCATTTCTTTTAACATGACACTTAATTATCTTTTTACAATAAGGACACTTGGCTTCGGTCATGTTCTCAACATATTTAAAATGGTCCCAAACAAATGATTTTCTTCTCATAGTTTCATTTTTAGCATCAGTAGTTTCGTGTAACTGGTTTGTATCATGTTCCGGGAGTACTTGAGATGTACCGCACTCATGTTGTTTTTCTGTATCAGTAGGAGGAACTTTTTATTTGCCCATATCAGGTGAAAATTGTGAATCACTAAACTCCATCTGCAAAATAAAATTAGATATAAATAACATATTTGTAAAGAAAagaatttataaataaatttgattttatatAAGAACCTGGTCTTGAATCTTGAATGAGAGCAAAAAATAAAGAAAGATTCAACAGGGCGTCTTTTTCTTATGAATGGAGTTAGAATGAACTTTATAAAACCAAGAGTCTCTCTAAATtctaaaatcattttataatacaGGAGGAAGTTGACGCTTGagttttttattattataataaagaCATTGAAAGTAAGTAGTCTCTAAAAAGAAGTCATAAGCCTTGGTACAATCCGCTAGCGCAAAAAAGAAAATTAGTCCGTTTAATGtactaatattttatttataaattatcatCAAAGCACAAAATATTAATAagaatttaatatatattaaatattatatatatatatatattaaatatatatatatatatattaaatttcgGTTCTGTTAATTTCGGTGTGGTTTTAGCATAAAACCGAAAATGAAACCGCACCATTAATTTCGGTTTTTTATTTCGGTTTTTTTCGGTTTGGTTTTTCGGGGGTTTTCGGGGTTTTTTTCGGTTTCGATTTTTTCTGCTCACCCCTAGTTTTGGCCATTGGATggaacttcaccagaaacttttgcgcaagatcttcccaagtagtgatggacccaacTGATAAAGAATGTAATCAGTCCTTAGCTTTGCccttcagagagaatgggaaaagcctcagcttgatagcctcatcagtaacaccattatatttgaaagtactacagatctcgacaaaattcctgatatgcatattgggatcttcattcgcagcacctccgaaagaaacagaattctgtacaatctgaatagtgcccagcttgatttcaaaagtattggcctgaatagccgggtgaatgatgcttgactgaatgtcattaattttaggccgagaaaagtccataagagctggatcagcttgaactacacgatcacccattgtttcaggttctttcttttcactctctttatctgaaTCTTCGAAAACTATCTTCTCCGAAACGTCAAGAGATGTATTTgtctcctcagctttatccagatttctcttgcgagtgcgagaacgtgtttgcataaacgctcgctagagtacctgaaacacaaccggaagcagtaagtaacaagtcttaatcaatgaatcataatgaccactgatggcaagtacataaactaaacaaattaacaccgagtccccggcagcggcgccaaaaacttgttaggcacaaagcatgcgctaaataaatcacgcaagtatacgcgttcgcaagtaatatagaatgatttctagttcgttcccacagagactctgattaattatatttaattaaccttactcaccaatgtatgattattcttcaatgtcaaaacaataacaattaaggttgattaactaataattactgcgagaattaaacacttaaattaacaatattaaacacacatgagatcataacttcattactacttcattcgatagttattgttattacccttagcatgtaatggtgatgatattattcgaataacacgaaactgttaaacgccaactttcgttgtacgaataccattctaccaagcatccacaattaagatagaagttgaatagacatcaattatgttgagaccctatatgtctacagaatttgacaacataacgatttaagcgcaagttattcattatgattacacagggcaagtaaaacagttagagttacccactaatcatgcatacaatacacaaacctatgctagcatggcaagttctaaatctcaagattcactgtcgcttcacaagagattaacaggctatcttacatgtttgcgacgcacataagacgaataagcacaacctatgctagatatcatacaatcaccacataccaaagtattaaacaattaactaaagaaatccatagtaaatccgttatgatcccatgatcacgattagcccataatagaactcatcatcaccatgggttcatatgaaaacatgataaaaacacaacgatataaactaataaaaatacttaataaataatgaagtacatcacaagagtattaaggttcaaagcataaagaaaactagcatccactgttacaacgaattaaaagaatcacaggATAAACGTAtgtttcctcttcttcgttgttgcgtgctaaaacggtcttctcgatcttcttgccttcgctctcGATTATCTTCTATcaagaaaacgtcttcccataaggtttatataataacccaaaagaaccagcgctaacagaagcccaattaaactctaattaataaaatccagattctgaaaATCCGCACCCAGGCGGCCGTCTCCTTCTTCCAGGCGGGCGCCCGCTCGCCTGCATCACTTCTGAAAAATTCCtatttttgcttctgtttttgttgaattcttcgcacatcaacccgggactgattccaagcacttccttaagcttattTTGATGAACTCCACccatctaagcaagttatacgctgaaatgcaaaaacactcgaaaacacgtcaaatacacaaaatactcgagttcaagacaccaattcaagttgttatgagacgctctaagtggtataaaatgctaCTTATAAGTTATATTGCTCATAAAAATAACTTGATTATAATAAACTTAAATCATTCTAATATTTGTTTGGACTCTGAAACTGAATAACGGGAAAGAGTTGCGCTGGACATTACTTTAGGTAGATATTCCGATGATCCAATTGTTTACTCGAAAGCAGGAATGatagattttcaaaaaaaaaattgaataccTGGAATGAAAGATTAATACTACTACATTATAGATTTGTTTTGCTGTCGAGATCTAAACTTTGTCCAATTTTCACAAAAGATTCTGAACCTTGTCACGTGAGAAAGTATAATGCTCATTCATTTAAGTTTGGGGAGCGCACCGGCTAAGATGCGGACAATTTTTTTTAATAGTATTAATACAACTCCTGGATTAATAGTACTAACTTGTGCAATGcggataattttttttaatattatataatttttaaaaaaaattgaattcaattcttaattttgttaatttaaaactttaaatgatatgatttcataataattatattagtaaacgtgtatgttcataactttttaaAACATTTAAACTTGTTTAAAGTGATAGCATTGGTAAGGGAGAAATGTTATTATAATGAAATAATTATTCTATTGAGGGTAAATATATAATGTCTACATTATGTTGGGACCTTAaaaaatactccctccgtccctttcaattgtttacgtTTTTTAGAGAGTttccgacacgcattttaaggtgcatataaaatatagttatgtaattttttttataattttatttttctgaataaaaattaaaacattcaacttttattcaaaaaaaaattgtaaaaataagttacataattATACTTTTTACGCACCTTAAAATGCATGCCGGACACTTTCtcaaaaatgtaaacaattggaagggactgagagaatattattttagcatgattattacttaatcgattaactctaattctataaaagatatttgaaaaaaaaaatattgctGATTGAAtgatataattttattgataatgatgtattatttttttaaaaaaaattatgttttaattaaaatttgattttttagtttacatcaataggatacgaattatacttaatttaatattactttgATTTATCTCTGATCAgtggtttacattattttattttagcctaaTGCCCAATACAGCGatcaaatcaaactaattatttttagtttaattttaacttttttaaagtctggatcaatagtataattttgttttagactgactaattagtactccctccgtccctcccaaatgtttacatttgggtggggcgcggagtttaagaaaaatgataaaatagtggagtaaagttaaaaaagtgagtaaagtagtgggaccgattaatattatatgtataaagtgggtatagtggagagaagtagtggatgtagttattttaaaaattataaaaaccttactatttttggaaagttttgaaatgtaaacaattggatgggacatccaaaaaaggaaagtgtaaacaaatgggagggacagagggagtatataGGATTTTATTTTTgtcaaattgtatttttattttagttttgtgtgagtctgaatcaattgtataatgtacTTTTTGTATTCtggataaaaaaatatattattttgtttatccaagttcattagtataattttttaggaggattgatattattattattttatcttagaTCGATTCGCatgatatatcaactaaatcttaataattatatttagtttgcttataTTTAATTTAGCCTAAAGTgataaattagaataatatagaactcgatatgaattaaaatataaattagtagaaaaagttgaatttaatataaattataatgatatagagttcgatataaaataatattgaaattggtaaaataaTAGAGGAAGTTGAATTCAATATCAATaagaattagaattgatcgacccaataattagaataattaaataagggtaattaaataatttcagcaagtaccgaccgactaccaaacttttaatgttttgtctattataatatagtatagatattaAAAAATGGTGATTGATAGAAAAATGAATTGTTAGCGAAAATTCtttcaattttttttacaaatattgATTAAAAGTCGGAAAAAAAACGGATTAATTGGTTAATAATCGGATTAATAGGTCAAAAATCGTTTTCATTATTAATAAATAtctaaaaattaagaaaattaaaaaatttaaagagtataaatttataaaagaaattaaaaaatatataattcacatatacataattaaaattttaaatgatttaatattaaatgatttaataatgAACTTCCTTAATTCTTCATCTCAAATTTACCTCAATTTATAAGTTTGATCTTTAGAATTATATATACCTTAACAATATcacatattttaaatttatttcagtaaatatatataataattatttatgtgcaattaaaataataaaataattacatatattaatatttatttatatataaatatataatattaaattaattctGATAAACGACCCAATTAATAATTTCTTTAATTCTCGATTACAGATTATCATTGGACGGTGTGGTGCCTCCGCCGACTAGTCAGATTCCCCAATTTTAATTAATGAAGATAaagaataaaatataataattagttatcactattttatttaaattttaatatatacatatatatatatatacagatttCGTTGAAATAAAGTCCAAgagatattttaaaatttaatattgcTAGGTAAACAAACAGTATTgtgttatttattttattttgagaattttagaGTCTTTAAAACGGTCCCATATGATAATAGGCAAGGTGAATTCTcgataaatttaattatttatattttaaatttccttttctataagaatatatatagttTAAATATTGTACACAAAAAAATAATTGGAAAAAATTAACCGAAATTACTTTTTGTAAACTTTtagaaaaaatattatgaatagAACTTCCAATAATTATAAGGAATCACAAATAACAAATATTACATCATAATTACTATTTTTAACGAAAGAATGCCCAAAATACATCATTTTCCACCTTCAACTACATAAAATGCCCACATGCGCGCGAACTGCCCAAAATATCCACGGAATACGCATTTCAGGGATGCGTATTCAGCCTCTAAAAATTCAATAAAGGGTACGCATGTTGAACATGCGTATTCACTTTTGGTTTTATAAAGAATACGCATGTTCAACATGCGTATTCACAAAAAAACAAAAAAGTGAATACGCATATTGAACATGCGTATTctttgttaaaattttaaaatttgaatctGCATTATTGACATGCGTATTTAGTGAGTAAAAAGGGCGGAACATCCCGACAATAGGTATTTTGGACAAATCTCCCCAAATTATGGGTACTTTGGTTTTTCACCCATTTTTTAACATACTTAATAACCCATGTAAGCAAAACGGAGACATGCGTATTTAGTGAGTAAAAAGGACGGAACATCCCGACAATAGGTATTTTGGACAAATCTCCCCAAATTATGGGTACTTTGGTTTTTCACCCATTTTTTAACATACTTAATAACCCGTGTAAGCAAAACGGAGTTGCATATGAAAAGGGGATCATACAACTAGTTTGTTCATTAACACAGTTCCCCTACTGGATAAATGGTAACAAGCACACAACATTTAAAGGGAAACTTTGATAGCATGCTTGACTAATTTTAGTCAATTTTTAATCACATTGATCAGGGGGAATCTAAGAAGTACTAATTGACTAACATCACAAATCCCACATTCACAATAAGTAAGTTCATATGATATACATTTGACTTGATCATTTTTGTCTTGTCATTTGCCATTTGTCCATCTCAAGAGTATTTGGGTGTTGGTAAAGATTGATAGACATCCATTTGTTCCTTTAACTTAATACTCTATATATTGCTTTAAGAAAGCCATTTCCACTCGATAACTAATATTATTTTTTCACTTAAATTTGTTCTAAAATCAGATATTATACTTTTAAGCAAACATGTTATTTTTAACCATTTCACTTTAATGTTTATAATTATTTTAGATCTATTTGACGAGATAAATAAGTTTATCTCCAATATAAACCCTATCTTTATAAATCATCTTACTCTATTCAAAACTTATCATTCTAAGGTTTATCTTTTACGACTAATTAACGGGTTATTTTACAAAgactaattcaaatattttcaaataaaTATATTATCCAATTTTATCTCTTCTTTGTTTTGAAATTATTATCCGTTAAACTTGTGTGTATAAATACACATCTTGTTTTCAGATTCAAACCGGTGCTTATTCCACGTTCTATCTTCATTCTCTCTGAAAACTCTCCTTATTtcattcttttgaatatcctaTCAGATAAAAAGACACATATCATGTATATATTACAACTAATACTCACACATTCTATCTTGTATATTCTGAAAACCTTTCTTAATTTTATATATTGAATATCCAGTTAAACAAAAAAATAGTTTGAgttataaatttttattattattcactGCGTGTATTTATCAACTTGTACCGAATTGTGGCAAGAATTTGATTTTAAAGAAATAACCAAAGGTAGCCAGTGGGCTAGGTGGTAGCAGTTGTGCAAGGTACAGTAGTGCCAAAGGAAAAGATAAGGAAAAATTCTTTCTAAAGCTATATGTTTGTAATaaaaaaaatgtaatttttttattgaaattgatataatacattctttATACTAGTTGACACGGGGACTTGGATGTTGGTCATAGACTAGGAGTAGGGTCTGAACCAAGTAAAAACTCTTGATGTTCTGCATTATTTTATTTCTGATTATTAGTGTATTTACATTTATCAGTAATTTACATTCGGCAGATTAATTGAGTCTGTCTCATTCGTTACAAGATATGCTCCATTTACAAACGAGACTGTctcatctattatatatataatagagcaattAGGGGGTTCATTGAGGCATTTTATTCCTTGTAAAATTACTAAAATACCTCAATGTCAATATATTAATTAGTCTAACTCATTATTACATATATTTATTACTATTTTatcatttaaaataatttataactatatatatatatatattacatctATCTTAAATTATCTTAAAGCTGAAcataattttaacacaattttaaattttattattttgagTGAATATATTAATTACAAAGactatttttaagaaaaaaatagGTTAGTGTACTAAGACTTCAGCGTGAAAAacacaaattatttttatatgaatAGTACAAGGAactattataaaaaaatatagtTGTCATCGTACGACCAAAATTAAACGCACACATATATTGAATCGAAAGATATACATGATATAATGATGAAAGTTTTAAAcatataattataacaaatatCGAACTTTAATGTATATTATAAGAAATACACTTGAGCTAATTTGTGGGGTCATTAATCTTAGGACACATACTCCTTGGAGATTATTAATCCCACAATACCGAGATTTTAGGATGACGAACATAAATTATTTTTACGCAAATGTTATTAGAAACTATTATAAGAAAGTATAGTTGTCATCATATTGACTGGAACCAGACTTACACAAATATTAGATTGAAAGATATAtgttatataatattaaaaaatttatatttatttatatataacaAATATTAAACTTTCGTGTATATAAGAAAATAGACTAACCAAATTTGTAGGATTATTAATCGTATGAAACAAACTCCTTGGAGATGATTAATCACACAATACATATTTTCGCCAAGATCAATAATCATGTAACTTATTTATCACACAGTTTATTCGTATTTTGAACAAACTCGTGTCTTGCACGGGTTAAAGAGCTAGTTTGTTATAATAATCATATtatcgaatatatatatatatatatattgtgcctttgaatttcaaatattagagagtttttttatcgtaggtaacaTGCAGCCGCTAGTGTAGCATCccgatattttataattatttttagttggattatttgatttaattatttattaatgtcagTGTGTTGGAGTTAAAATAGTTTGTGTATGTTTATTATTTTTCCTATAATCAGAATATTATTTTAAGAGTATTAgtttaaaaaaatagtaaggcttttattaaaaaagagtgaggattttaataaaaaaaagggaGAAAAAAGGAGGAGAAGAGATATGGTTTGCTAAAAAAAAGGGTTTACGTTACTTTCATTAgagaagagaggggagagagagaggggggagtGAGAATACCTACCGGAAGAAAACAAAGAGAACAAAAGACCGACAGTGAGTGAAAGActcatatacggatataaaaCAATCCATAACTGAACAAAAATTAAAAGATGACGAGGCTAAGAACACAGCTGAATATCTCGGTGAAGCACAATAATAATAGTGAATGAGACAATATAATAAAAAGACGAATACTTAACTCACAAAACAAAACTAAATGTTTACCATCCAAAACTTATCATACTCTTACAAATATTCTTATCACTTACAcataataatcacaaataatataatcgaaagaataataaaatggaatcatacccttacacgtac
This sequence is a window from Apium graveolens cultivar Ventura chromosome 9, ASM990537v1, whole genome shotgun sequence. Protein-coding genes within it:
- the LOC141685914 gene encoding zinc finger BED domain-containing protein RICESLEEPER 3-like; protein product: MAKRMKAKYDKYWDNIDNINFLFYVAVLLDPRRKMQYIDYCFSQIYPNEREKQIIMKEKVKSTLDAFYKDYVRLEEAKAGGGTTKKHFMMNSNITRMSIDEEEDEEDDVDLIVNFEKHLESEDSMTSKSEIDVYMLDAIERNLGDHFDILQWWKMNSVKFPILSKIAKNVLGMPISTVASESAFSTGGRVIDPFRSSLTPKTAKALICTQDWIKSKNSKQTDLDTPHHFSFDGIRKQLEEIEKYELGRAPKYLEESLIED